GACAGCCCTGGTGATATGGAACAGGGAATCCGTTGCCTCCGAATCAGATTGCCAGGCAGTGGCGGAACTGGCGCACGAGTGGTCCGAATCCGCAGAGCAGGATCAAGCGGGAGGCGATCCCGCGGCCGGGTTGGCCCGCAAGGTTCGCGACGCCACGCGTGCTGTCGACGACCCGAAGCTGAAGGACACGCTGAACACCTGGGCTGACGGCTTCGACACGTTCGCCGAAGCGCTGCGTACGAATACCGACAGTGATCCGCGGCTCGTCGAAGCCGCAAATCTGATCTACGGCACGGCCGACGAGTTGCGCCAGGCCTGCCCCGAGGCGTTTCCCGCCGACACTCGCTAACTGACCGACGTCTCGGTGAGCATCCTGCGGATCTCGATGTAGCGCTCGAGAAACCGGCGCTCGTCGAGCCGCTTGCGGCGCAGCCAACCGGTGACCTCGTCGTTGCACTTGCTGGTGTTGCACGACGGGCACGCCGGCACGACATTGTCGACGGTGTAGCGGCCGCCGCGGCTGATCGCCATCACGCAGTCCTTCTGCAGCGGACGGTCTGTCGCACCGCAGTACGCGCAGCCCTGCCATGCCTCCTTCAACGCCGCCCACTGTGCGGGGGTGAGGTCGTTGACGACGGCGGTGACGCGACGCTGACGACGCCGCGCCGCACGCGCTTTGCGACTCCTGCTGACCGCCACCTGCAGAGCATGCAGCGCGAGCGTGCGCAAATGCCGGAGAATCCGCGGCGTGT
The window above is part of the Mycolicibacterium hassiacum DSM 44199 genome. Proteins encoded here:
- a CDS encoding HNH endonuclease gives rise to the protein MAVSRSRKARAARRRQRRVTAVVNDLTPAQWAALKEAWQGCAYCGATDRPLQKDCVMAISRGGRYTVDNVVPACPSCNTSKCNDEVTGWLRRKRLDERRFLERYIEIRRMLTETSVS